TATCCTTACAAGTAAGTGCTTccacatttttatgtatttaagttattaaatttgtatcacATTGACTAATgaattagtagtagtagtagtagtagtagtagtagtagtagtagtagtatatgttatttttttattgctacttACAATTGATGTCGGGaaattatttacgtataatTTTTACGAAACATCTCTTAAATAGAGTTTGTAAACCTTAGGATGCAATAAACACATAACGAGATTGTTCATCAAAGTaactcatattattttaatgataggTTTACCAATCTTGCTTCAAACTTCAAAGCAAAACATTTGAAGAGATGCTAAACTCACCTTATTTGTGCAAATTCTAAAATACAATCATTCCAGGTGCTTCTGTCACAAGAGACCTATCAGCTAACAGTGTATGCGTGTTGTACGGAGGTGGTGCTGCACGCGTACGGCGTACACTCTCTACGGTTTCCTCGAGTCTTGCAGATATATGGCCTGAGTGCATTCCATTTCTACAAGATTATTGAGCTGGTTGTCCAAGCTGTGGTTGAAAAGCTTAGTAGAGATGTAATTAAGCATCTTAATGCGGTAagtgtttatttatcatttagcATGTTTTTTCATCACAATTGAATTACAGTATATAAAGCTCATAACAACtaagattgtttttaattttacagaaaaattatatcatttttgttgTACACaaaacctttaaataaaaacatatatatttatttaaaattttactttcaaaaagttttttatcAACACAGGACAAGATGGGCTCTGTAGTTAAATTCACTGAATagcaattaaacaatataactttttttccatatttattCAGTTACTACAATGTCATGAATACAAaagctataatttaaataattaaaaaatcttataattgcAGGTAGAAGAACAAGTTCTAGAATCTCTAGTATGGACATCAGACAGTCCATTATGGGACCAACTGAGCAAAATTCCCGTTCCAGCATCTACTGAAGTTTACGTACAAGATTCACCAAACAGTCGCAGAAATATAAGTATGGAATTTATAATTCACtacttttctatttttatgGTAGTGTGGAATAGTAAAGGTCCTTTTGGTGTAGGAAGTGCTCAACACATGTGAAACACCATGTATGAAGTGTGAAGTCAATGCACCAAAGAATTCATTGTTGTCTCTTGACCCCACAACCACATTCAGTACAGCACTAGACAGTAATAATACACTAAAACATTGGTTAAACAGTTGGCATTAAAAAATTGAGTGAGTTGAGTAAGCCATAAGCATATGTACTATTTCTGACATCCttcatcttttttatatttatttcaaattttaattacaggtgGTTTACAGTCTCCCGTGTCCGCTGTTATAGACCGTTTCCTTACTCCAATGGCAGATCAAGCAAAGAAACAGTTattcaaagataatataaaaccGGGTCAGTCGCTTttaggtaatttttattttattttatttttggttaaaaattttttttattctactagattatttattgaatccCTTTCAAATTGACAAGTTTGCTATAAAACcgcaaatatttattaggtcTAAGTAATTTTCagtactgttattttattattatttttttatttatttgttaaaatacatattaaataacatgacAAGCAgtgcaataaaacaaataatgggtttcaatttttttctggTTTTGTGTTgcacaataaagtatattcatgACATAATATCTAcaactataatttaaacatgACAGTTTTGACAAACAGCAATTCCACCCATTATTGCACTAGTCGTTGGTGAAAcaagaatttaacaaataattatttacagttcaaaccaacaataatataaaacaagaagTAACCTCCCCGCAGTCTCCACCTAACGCAACAACATCAAGTACAGAGAATACTCCAAACACGACACCCAAGAAAGCCAACAACTCATTAATGCTCTTTTTTAGAAAGGTAAGCTTCATATTTAGCTGACATAATTATggataaatcaaaattaaagtagaaaaaaaGAATAAGATGAAAATAACccatttaatagtaaataactaTACCGGTTGGTgcacagaatataaataatatgtaatttagtgttgcatatcgatagtattgatgagcaatactatcggaGGTATTGCAAaaaccaataattttaaaataaaatattgatagtccaaaattatcgatagtatcaatagtattgcttacagagagctagcgatactgtcgatagtatcgatagtattgatcaaaacgatactatcgatagttctgcaacgctaattgaagtatttaaaataaaagacaacCGATTTTGATGGCTTTATAATTCATGCagggaaataaaataatatgtatttttatttatttgcaaaaaatagATTAGGCACAATgactaaaaatacaaataaacattagttGCTCTGTTCGGTTTCAACCCTGATAAACGTTACTACTTCGTCCCCGTGGCTTGTAGcatgttgttaaattatttatgaacattCATCTTTTCCAGTTTTACAGTCTAGCGGTTGTTCGTATGAACGATCTTTGCACCCGATTGCGGTTAACCGACGAGGAATTAAAACGTAAAATCTGGACGTGTCTCGAATATTCCATAATGCATCAAACTCAACTTATGAAAGACAGGCATCTAGACCAGATTTTAATGTGTgctgtttatgttatatgtaaggTTGGTATAgctaattatatactttatcaaGTCAATACACTGCTATTCTTTGGCCACTACATCATACTATTTGTTTGATTGGGAATTGGAATAAAGGGAATCAGGATGAAGTTAATTTTGTTGTCATTGTAGACTCCCTATTATAGCTTGAGAAAGCGAAGACTTCACATTTCaacatatttatactataatatataatcatttataactgACTCATTCCTGTCTTCGTTTTATAATTGCTTTATGCAATTTTCTCCTATATTAATTGCTTAAACTATTAAGAGTTTGTATActctaattgaaatatttttttttgtatttaacttttCTTTTCACTTTTTTCCTCTCCACTGgtataatgatttaaatataacttcaatatttttttttatttaaggtttCAAATACGCCAACTAATCAAGTGGAGCGAACATTTGCAGACATCATGCGTTGTTACCGGCAGCGACCACTCGCTGATAATCATGTGTATAGATCTGTATTAATCAATAAGGGAAATGAAGAAGGTACTATCATTGACTAGATAATGAGAAAATAGATAAAAACcatccatatttaaaataataataataataatctaattacataaaatgataTAGTAATAAACTGACTCGataatgtttcataaaaatatattggtaactCACGGTTAAGAACCctctcataaaataaaatgtgttttttttttagaatctcCAGAACGAGGggatttaataaacttttataacaaaGTCTACGTGAAATGTATGCAGAATTTTGCTCTGAGGTTCACAGGGAGACATGTAAGTGActtttgtaatgtattattttagtaaaattaagttaattaaattaattaatatattcattcgtTATATGTAATCGATCGCAGgtatgcaaatattatttcgaCGAATCTATTTATTACGCGTGTCTACAAAGAAAAACTTTATATGGTGAACAGTATATGTACAGTATATGTACACATTTTAAAGTCACTATTCCATAGTTGTTGAATAGGAAAAGTATATTCTAATCACCACCAGCTCATTACCATATTTTCTAATTGTAACATCATcatgaattttatattgatatgtcAAAAAATCAGGGATAATATTCACCTTACTGTTCCAGGAGTGCAGCCTGTCACCACTGCCGGcggggcgggcggcgcgcgccgGCCGGTGGTCGCCGGGCGGGCAGCGCGTGTCCGAGCGCCACCAGCTCTACGTGAAGCCGCTCACTACGCCGCcgcaccaccaccaccacctcACTTACCGCTTCAGCCGCAGCCCCGCCAAGGTGCCCGTTACGTggagtatattattaatatctatccTAATTTCGGGCTCCAAAAGCAGTCTCTGTAAGCCTCGATTAACTTTCTGGTCGGATCAGTAGAAGATGAAGTAACTGTGTTCTTATTGCGTAGTCGCAACCGTACCCAATGTAACCATTCTTTGTCACCAGGACCTGCACGCGATCAACACGATGGTGTCGTGCGAGGTGGGCGGCGTGAAGCGCTCGGCGGAGGGCGGCGACGTGGTGAAGCGCGCGCGGTACGCCGCGCCCGGCGTCGCACGCAAGCTGCAGGGGCTCGTCAGCGACCGACAGGCCGTCTGAGCCGCCGGTACTGAATCGGAACTATCTTCCTAATAAAATACCAAACGATTACAAAGCAAATATAAAGTTTGATGTCAGCTGTAATAAAATTGGTACAGACTTGTTCCTTTGGTTACAACTGAAATATCATTTcgtgaaataaaacaaacataaatatggtggaaattatttttgaacaatttatttttttcatttttgtatggtaataaatatctattaacaaacataattaaccttcattttttcttttcaggTATAACCATTTGGCCTCTGCACATTGAACTGAATTTGAGTCATATTTATTGTAGTACCAAAAATTTTGCTTTTAGCTCTCTAGATTTATTCTTTTCAACGTATAATCATTTCTATTTGACTAATGATGATGTTTACAATCAATTACAGcggtttaaagttatttaatatttcgtcaCAATATGAGCCAGTATtggcttattaatatttttatgattggtGCTAGTACGAGCTTTGTTAAATAACaagaatgttatattttaataatataatcgataaacaaaatttcattacttttatataaaattaccttatattttcaatcatacttattatatttcgtaATGTGACGAAGGTTTCGTATAGGTTTAAGGTAAAATtaactgtattaataaaattaacaaagctCACTGATTATTGAATGGAAAACTGGAGATTGACAAACACAAATGTAGTATATTGATCTCATTTCTTATTTATGTTggacgtttattttataattatgccaTATTATCTAAAATTGCTCatcaatatttaacataagttatttttaatggaGATTGCATTGGATTGGACCAATGATGGATTCTCTTCTTTAATACCTATTTGAGTATAGGTAGTAATTTGTTTACCATTatagtcatttatgtatatacagaCTTTATGCTAAGCTAAATCCGTGTAACATTATTAtcgagaaaaaaatatgttttaaatatttatcataggtACTCATTACCTAAAGCAagttcctttttattttatcgactGGAAGTACTTACGTTTcagtcaaaatgtattttatttgcttccattaatattattttattattagtttgtaAGTGATGATCAGAAAAGGGTTTTAAATCAACTTATTTTTAgctattaatcaaaattaaataattgtatatttcggACGTAACCATTTTATCGTGTATGTAGATTTTACTTCTTAgtgtaaattaaacatattgaacaaattttttgttttcatattttaccAATACCTaacaaatactaattaaataaaaccaaataaatattataaataatttattaaaacaacaatcaCAAGATTTTTCTTTTGCAATGTGAATCATTATTTATAGTCTGGTCAAAATAGACATTTCAAGTGACGATCATTCACGTAGAGCTAAAAATTAGTACAAAACTATGTCCCTGCAAATACATGCCTCCATTGATTACTGGATacccataaatataatttgaggtAGCATGTAGCAGGTAGATAGTGAGTGCATATCATTTATTtgatgtttcaaataataacccATAAATGTTAGTCCTAAAAAATTGTTTCCGTTTTGTACAATTGTTTTCTAATCTAATTTTATGATAACACTGgaaatgatttgaatatttattttagtagacAGGATGGGtgttttgatttttcatttatgtgggtattgatttttaatagcctattatttataatagtagactattaaaattgatttataaaccAATTTACAACTCTgcgaattattattaagtaaccaCAATTTTGCGTTTATTTTGTAcagactattatatttttaactttaatcatCTGGCGaagctatatttttaaaataacacctttattgcaatttttttttcgagcATTCAGAACTACCAAGAGTCAAAATTAGGTCTTGTAATTTCTggaaaaagttaacaaaatatatcgtaattattgtaacaattattaatacagatttttttataatttagcagCTCGAAATATGTTTCGGGTAAGGCTATCTCTCAAATCTTAATACTACAATTAAAACATCCACacgaaaattcatttaaattatttgagcCATTTTTGTGTGATggtgaaataaacatttaaacttttacattataatattcgtatattagACTACAATAAAGGTCATTGGATTACTTCGGGCAACTTTTAACCTACAATctaaaagattataaatttactaaaaaaagtatttttacatgttttatataagcacagtattttttttatatataaatatataattgaatagttcgaaataaaaatacagtaatttcAAGATGTTTTCTAAGTATATAGTTCATCATATTTAAAGTCAggataaatattgatttataaacttTCTAAATATAACTGATGTACCTATTtgcaaattaaacaataattattatatatgcgcaAACATTAAttctatgaattaaaaaactaccgacaatattacatttttttttttatgatgataatgatgttcTGGCAGATTACGGTCAAGGAGGAAATTCTTCTGAGACTAACtaagtgcacaagtgtgtgcgcaaaaacAGGTGcacaacaaattattttaatggccCAACTCGGCGGTAGAGTCAGTACATCAATGAcacttattacaaatattaaaatgatatttaaataacttatcatatttaatagtcAAGTCAAATGAATGCTACaccaacatttataattatataagaataattcaGTCCATCATAGCGTAAATTTACACTTAATTGGAACCAAtagtctataatatttatacgcaACGCGCAACGCCTTCAATCGCGGTCGACAAGAGTTCAGTGCAGCGAGTCCGTGGACAGCGGCGACGAGCGCGCAGAGGGCGGGGCCGAGCGCGAGTGTCAGGTGCCGCGACCCTGCGAGCAGCGGAGAAACTAACATTTTAAACACAGTAATACAGTAGAATGGACAATTGTggcttttttacaatttatatattctactctACGACAACTAGAAAGATTTGACTATTTAGTTCGAGTTGAAAAATGCAAACATATTGCCTGGCTTTatctaaatttcattttattgaatttactaCAACATCTAATCGAAGCAGGTAaaagcaacattaaaaaaaagttaattttacatATGCATCTAGTACTATCaatgtgtaaaattataatacaaaaaaaaaaacatacctttCCTTCTTTGATAGCAATAACGTATCGTTGAGCGACACGTTCTGCCGGAGAATATCCGTCCGCATAAGAGGAGtcctgtaaaataataaaatacataatttgtcgTCTTATGATAGAACaactttattacattattttactgCTTTCAAGTTCAgcggtttatatttataactattaaagttCGATATTTTGTCGTACTCAATGATGTCGGTGGCATCTCTAAATCGCGAGCGCGTAAAATTGTATAGTATCTGCAACGCGACCTCGAACAAGACTTCGTAGGGGTCGGCGGCGCAGGCGGGCAGACGGTTGACGACGGCGCGGTAGAAGCACGTGGTCTGCGGGTACAGCGCCATGACCACAGCGCCCTTGGGGAATAGCGCATGCTCGTCCGTTCGCGGGTCGGCCCGCATTAGCGGCAGCGCCACCACGCGCCGCTTGCTCAACACATGCCGGTTCTTCTGCTCTTCATCGATGTCGTCCACTTCGTACTTCCCCTGCGCCGGCAGCCAGCTCACTACCTAtggatatttaaagaaaatgtttaatatttaatgattgacCCATAaaatgagatatatttttttaaatcttataatcgAATTAGGATGTTGTAAGGCTAGAATAGAATACtagatactttattatttatcaaaaataatagatatttattttctgaGCAAAGCACTGTCTTCCAAGCAGCTCAGCtacttaaaagaaaaagttgAATAAACTTATGTGTACTGAATACCTAAGTTCTCTCATCTACTCCACAGAAAGcaatcgaaaataataataaagtagttAATATTCAATCTATTCaggatcataaatatttttataaaatgcaataGAAATGTAACCTCAGCAAGAATCCAGTTCTCCTCTTTCTCGGAGACCCTGACAAGTGCGGCGACAGCGTCCCCAGCGCGCGCAATATGTCCGGCGTCGGCGGGTACGGCGCCACACAACGGCGGAGCGCGCTCACCCACACGGCCAACGTGCAACGGCAGCGTCTGCGCCGCGCTCAGCAGCATCTTCATTAGAGCTCCACAGCCTATTGTCTCCTTGTTACCAGCATGACGAGCCTGGAAGCCATTCAAATTGAATCATATTATGAAATGTCCACCCAGTTTGTGCAAAAATTATCATTgaagttgatatatttttgtattatactagCTTGCATTCTTGGTGGGTACCTGCATTTTATTACCCCCAACATTGTGTATGCGAAATTACGTGATATTCGGTTCAGTAGCTAAGATGTGAAAGCATAACAAACAAATgacttttgtattaataatgttaGTTAAGAATTCAAGACCTACTTGAATACGtctttcattttttattgcGCGTATTTCATAAATTCGTGATAGAGCTGCACGGAGAACTCTCTCTTCTTGTTCGGCAGCCGTAA
The window above is part of the Vanessa tameamea isolate UH-Manoa-2023 chromosome 18, ilVanTame1 primary haplotype, whole genome shotgun sequence genome. Proteins encoded here:
- the LOC113400018 gene encoding SAGA-associated factor 29 yields the protein MPLTADVAAQQVQERLRSLHRLIYDIEAERSCNEQCIDSILRAEKAVESSSSAEDSSSSSQQQMQLKSLYKAGLTAAEQEERVLRAALSRIYEIRAIKNERRIQARHAGNKETIGCGALMKMLLSAAQTLPLHVGRVGERAPPLCGAVPADAGHIARAGDAVAALVRVSEKEENWILAEVVSWLPAQGKYEVDDIDEEQKNRHVLSKRRVVALPLMRADPRTDEHALFPKGAVVMALYPQTTCFYRAVVNRLPACAADPYEVLFEDSSYADGYSPAERVAQRYVIAIKEGKGRGT